The following are from one region of the Paramagnetospirillum magnetotacticum MS-1 genome:
- a CDS encoding AAA family ATPase, which yields MSFKGTDSYVATEDLLVAVNAALKLERPLLIKGEPGTGKTVLAAEVAKALGRPLLQWHVKSTTKAQQGLYEYDAVARLRDSQLGDARVHDISNYIVKGKLWEAFDAPAPPVLLIDEIDKADIEFPNDLLLELDRMEFHVYETKQVVKAAQRPMVIITSNNEKELPDAFLRRCFFHYIRFPDRETMERIVAVHYPGIKPALLHEALTVFFDIREVAGLKKKPSTSELLDWIKLLLSEDLSPDDLRAKDKSTLIPKLHGALLKNEQDVHLFERLAFLSRREGR from the coding sequence ATGTCGTTCAAGGGTACCGATAGCTATGTGGCGACCGAAGACCTGCTGGTCGCCGTCAATGCCGCGCTCAAACTCGAACGCCCCCTGCTGATCAAGGGCGAGCCGGGAACCGGTAAGACCGTTCTGGCCGCCGAGGTGGCCAAGGCGCTGGGCCGTCCTTTGCTGCAATGGCATGTCAAGTCCACCACCAAGGCGCAGCAAGGCCTTTATGAATACGACGCGGTGGCGCGCCTGCGCGATTCCCAACTGGGTGACGCCCGCGTCCACGATATCTCCAACTACATCGTCAAGGGCAAGCTATGGGAGGCCTTCGACGCGCCCGCCCCGCCGGTCCTGCTCATCGACGAGATCGACAAGGCCGATATCGAGTTCCCCAACGACCTGCTGCTGGAACTGGACCGCATGGAGTTCCATGTCTATGAGACCAAGCAGGTGGTCAAGGCGGCGCAGCGTCCCATGGTGATCATCACGTCCAACAACGAGAAGGAACTGCCCGACGCCTTCCTGCGCCGCTGTTTCTTCCACTACATCCGCTTTCCCGACCGCGAGACCATGGAGCGCATCGTCGCCGTGCACTATCCCGGCATCAAACCGGCCCTGCTGCACGAGGCGCTGACCGTGTTCTTCGACATCCGCGAGGTGGCGGGGCTGAAGAAGAAGCCGTCCACGTCGGAATTGCTGGACTGGATCAAGCTGCTTTTGTCCGAGGATCTGTCGCCCGACGATCTGCGCGCCAAGGACAAGAGCACCCTGATCCCCAAGCTGCACGGCGCCCTGCTGAAGAACGAGCAGGATGTGCACCTGTTCGAGCGGCTGGCCTTTCTCAGCCGGCGGGAGGGACGCTGA
- a CDS encoding acetoacetate--CoA ligase: MSVMLWQPSKERAEGSALARFMGQADSRFQVGARDYAALWRWSVDRPDQFWSLMWDEAGIIGDGPGAVVVDDAARMPGAKWFPEAGLNFAENLMRRSDAGDAMVFWGEDKVKRRLSFADLHALVSRIQQALKSVGVGQGDRVAGYMPNMPESVAFMLAAASLGAIWSSASPDFGVQGVLDRFGQIGPKVLVAAEGYFYSGKSHDCLEKLAAIVPGIASLEAVVVVPYTREAADISAVAKAVHLGDFLAPFAPKAVEFLRLPFDHPLYIMYSSGTTGAPKCIVHSAGGALIQQLKEHRLHCDVRRDDRVFYFTTCGWMMWNWLVAGLGAEATLLLYDGNPSHLGGNILFDFADAEGMTLFGTSAKWIDAIAKAGLEPIKTHSLATVRTICSTGSVLAPEGFDYIYAKVKADVQLASISGGTDIISCFMLGNPLAPVYRGEIQARGLGMKVEVFDENGASLDGAKGELVCTKAFPSMPVGFWNDHDGDKYKAAYFEKFPGIWTHGDWVELNAQTGGIIVFGRSDATLNPGGVRIGTAEIYRQVEQIDDVLESLVIGQDWQADVRVVLFVRLRDGVKLTPELEARIKKRIKDNTTPRHVPAKIVQVADIPRTKSGKIVELAVRDVVHGRAVKNKEALANPEALDLFTGRRELDE; encoded by the coding sequence ATGTCCGTAATGCTGTGGCAGCCGTCGAAGGAGCGTGCCGAGGGCTCGGCGCTGGCCCGGTTCATGGGCCAGGCTGATTCCCGCTTTCAGGTCGGGGCACGCGATTACGCGGCGTTGTGGCGTTGGTCGGTGGACCGGCCCGATCAGTTCTGGTCGCTGATGTGGGACGAGGCGGGGATCATCGGCGATGGTCCGGGCGCTGTCGTGGTTGACGATGCCGCCCGCATGCCGGGCGCCAAGTGGTTCCCCGAGGCGGGTCTGAATTTCGCCGAGAACCTGATGCGGCGCAGCGATGCGGGCGACGCCATGGTCTTCTGGGGCGAGGACAAGGTGAAGCGGCGGCTGTCCTTCGCCGATCTTCACGCCCTGGTCTCGCGCATCCAGCAGGCGCTGAAATCCGTTGGAGTGGGCCAAGGCGACCGGGTGGCGGGCTATATGCCCAATATGCCGGAATCCGTGGCCTTCATGCTGGCGGCGGCGTCACTGGGCGCCATCTGGTCCTCGGCCTCCCCCGATTTCGGCGTCCAGGGCGTGCTGGACCGCTTCGGCCAGATTGGCCCCAAGGTTCTGGTGGCGGCGGAAGGTTATTTCTATTCGGGCAAGTCCCACGACTGTCTGGAAAAGCTGGCGGCCATCGTGCCGGGCATCGCCTCGCTGGAGGCGGTGGTGGTGGTGCCCTATACCCGCGAGGCGGCCGATATTTCCGCCGTGGCCAAGGCGGTGCATCTGGGCGACTTCCTGGCGCCGTTCGCCCCCAAGGCGGTGGAGTTCCTCCGTCTGCCTTTCGATCATCCCCTTTACATCATGTATTCCTCGGGGACTACGGGCGCGCCCAAATGCATCGTCCACTCGGCGGGCGGCGCGCTGATTCAGCAATTGAAGGAACACCGTCTGCATTGCGACGTGCGCCGTGACGACCGGGTCTTCTACTTCACCACTTGCGGCTGGATGATGTGGAACTGGCTGGTGGCGGGGCTGGGAGCCGAGGCCACCTTGCTGCTTTACGACGGCAATCCCAGCCATCTGGGCGGCAATATCTTGTTCGACTTCGCCGATGCCGAGGGCATGACCCTGTTCGGCACCTCGGCCAAGTGGATCGACGCCATCGCCAAGGCCGGGCTGGAGCCCATCAAGACCCACTCCCTGGCCACGGTGCGCACCATCTGTTCCACCGGCTCGGTCCTGGCGCCCGAGGGCTTCGACTATATCTACGCCAAGGTGAAGGCCGATGTGCAGTTGGCCTCCATCTCGGGCGGTACCGACATCATCTCGTGTTTCATGCTGGGCAATCCGCTGGCGCCGGTCTATCGCGGCGAGATCCAGGCGCGCGGCCTTGGCATGAAGGTGGAGGTCTTCGACGAGAACGGGGCCTCGCTGGACGGCGCCAAGGGTGAATTGGTCTGTACCAAGGCCTTCCCCTCCATGCCGGTGGGGTTCTGGAACGACCATGACGGGGACAAGTACAAGGCCGCCTATTTCGAGAAGTTCCCCGGAATCTGGACCCATGGCGACTGGGTCGAGCTTAACGCCCAGACCGGCGGCATCATCGTCTTCGGCCGGTCCGACGCCACGCTCAATCCCGGCGGCGTGCGCATCGGCACCGCCGAGATCTACCGCCAGGTGGAACAGATCGACGATGTGCTGGAAAGTCTGGTGATCGGCCAGGACTGGCAGGCCGATGTGCGCGTCGTGCTGTTCGTGCGGCTGCGCGACGGGGTGAAGCTTACTCCCGAGCTGGAGGCGCGCATCAAGAAGCGCATCAAGGACAACACCACGCCGCGCCATGTTCCGGCAAAGATTGTGCAGGTGGCCGATATCCCACGCACCAAATCGGGAAAGATCGTCGAACTGGCGGTGCGCGACGTGGTCCATGGCCGCGCCGTCAAGAACAAGGAGGCCCTGGCCAACCCGGAGGCGCTGGACCTGTTCACCGGACGCCGCGAGCTTGACGAGTGA
- a CDS encoding alpha-D-glucose phosphate-specific phosphoglucomutase, with the protein MAAAKTIVTTPFSGQKPGTSGLRKKVKVFAQPHYLENFVQAVFDSIGEVTGKTLVVGGDGRYHNRTAIQTILKMAAANGFGKVMVGQGGILSTPAASCVIRKYQTFGGIILSASHNPGGPDEDFGIKYNIPAGGPAPESITEAIYARTEVITSYKITEAADVDLDSLGSRTLDGMEVQVFDPVADYAELMESLFDFGAIRAAFAGGLRMKFDAMHAVTGPYATEILERRLGAPKGTVMNGVPLEDFGHGHPDPNLVHAHDLVEALTGAGAPDFGAASDGDGDRNMILGRDFYVTPSDSLAVLAANATLCPGYAKGLKGIARSMPTSAAPDRVAAKLGIPSFETPTGWKFFGTLLDAGLATFCGEESFGTGSDHVREKDGLWAVLAWLNVLAVRKQSVADIVTAHWREYGRNVYSRHDYEGIDSAAAEGLMEHLRSLSLKGQKLGAYTVAFNDDFSYTDPVDGSVSKKQGIRVVFEDGSRVVFRLSGTGTEGATLRVYIERFEPDASKHHLDPQIALADLIKIARDLAEIEARTGRTEPTVIT; encoded by the coding sequence ATGGCCGCAGCAAAGACGATCGTCACCACCCCCTTTTCCGGCCAAAAGCCCGGCACGTCGGGGCTGCGCAAGAAGGTCAAGGTCTTCGCCCAACCCCACTATCTGGAAAACTTCGTCCAGGCGGTGTTCGATTCCATCGGGGAGGTGACCGGCAAGACCCTGGTGGTGGGCGGCGACGGGCGCTATCACAACCGCACCGCCATCCAGACCATCCTGAAGATGGCCGCCGCCAACGGCTTTGGCAAAGTGATGGTGGGCCAGGGCGGCATCCTGTCCACCCCGGCGGCATCCTGCGTCATCCGCAAATACCAGACCTTCGGCGGCATCATCTTGTCGGCCAGCCATAATCCCGGCGGCCCGGATGAGGATTTCGGCATCAAGTACAACATCCCGGCTGGCGGCCCGGCGCCCGAGTCCATCACCGAAGCCATCTATGCCCGTACCGAGGTGATCACGTCCTACAAGATCACCGAGGCGGCGGATGTGGATCTGGACAGCCTGGGCAGCCGCACTCTGGACGGCATGGAGGTCCAGGTCTTCGACCCCGTGGCCGATTACGCCGAACTGATGGAAAGCCTGTTCGATTTCGGCGCCATCCGCGCCGCCTTCGCCGGTGGCTTGCGCATGAAGTTCGACGCCATGCACGCGGTAACCGGCCCCTATGCCACCGAGATCCTGGAGCGCCGTCTGGGCGCGCCCAAAGGCACCGTGATGAACGGTGTGCCCTTGGAAGACTTCGGCCACGGCCATCCCGACCCCAATCTGGTCCACGCCCATGATCTGGTGGAGGCCTTGACCGGAGCGGGCGCCCCCGATTTCGGCGCGGCATCCGACGGTGACGGCGACCGCAACATGATCCTGGGCCGCGACTTCTATGTGACGCCGTCCGATTCGCTCGCCGTGCTGGCCGCCAATGCCACGCTGTGTCCCGGCTATGCCAAGGGATTGAAGGGCATCGCGCGCTCCATGCCCACCAGCGCCGCCCCCGACCGGGTGGCCGCCAAACTGGGTATCCCGTCTTTCGAGACCCCCACCGGCTGGAAATTCTTCGGCACCCTTCTCGATGCGGGCCTTGCCACCTTCTGCGGCGAGGAAAGCTTCGGCACCGGCTCGGACCATGTGCGGGAAAAGGACGGGCTGTGGGCGGTGCTGGCCTGGCTGAACGTGCTGGCCGTCAGAAAGCAAAGCGTCGCCGACATCGTCACCGCGCATTGGAGGGAATATGGCCGCAACGTCTATTCCCGCCACGATTACGAGGGCATCGATTCGGCCGCCGCCGAGGGGCTGATGGAGCATCTGCGCTCGCTCTCGCTGAAGGGGCAAAAGCTGGGCGCCTATACCGTCGCCTTCAACGACGACTTTTCCTATACCGATCCGGTGGACGGCTCGGTGTCCAAGAAGCAAGGCATCCGCGTCGTGTTCGAAGATGGCTCGCGCGTGGTCTTCCGCCTGTCGGGCACGGGCACCGAGGGCGCCACGCTCCGCGTCTATATCGAGCGCTTTGAACCCGATGCCTCCAAGCACCACCTTGATCCCCAGATAGCCCTGGCCGACCTGATCAAGATCGCCCGCGATCTGGCCGAGATCGAGGCCAGGACAGGGCGGACGGAACCGACGGTGATTACCTGA
- the pgmG gene encoding phosphoglucomutase/phosphomannomutase PgmG, giving the protein MTSHTFHPTILREYDIRGIVGETLFAADAEAIGKAFGTRVRRNGGHVVALGWDGRLSSPEMAEALTKGLMAAGCTVRRIGRGPTPMLYFAAKVREADGGIMVTGSHNPPNHNGFKMVLAGKPFFGPDILSLGAIASAGDFAAGEGKAIEDSVFEEYVSRLAQDYDGLRDLRVVWDCGNGATGEVLHALVKRLPGTHTVLFGEIDGHFPNHHPDPTEPHNLVALQDKVLTESAHLGLAFDGDGDRIGVVDAEGRILYGDQILVILAEDVLKALPGATIIADVKASKVFFDEVRRMGGNAVMGRTGHSLIKTQMAETGAPLAGEMSGHIFFADRYYGFDDALYAAIRLLGIVARWDHMTIGQRRDKLPHMVNTPELRFDCPEERKFAVVAEVKARLEAEGATFSAIDGVRVDTKDGWWLLRASNTQAVLVARCEASSPEGLKSLRQTLADQLSASGVSLGHY; this is encoded by the coding sequence ATGACCTCCCACACTTTCCACCCCACCATCCTGCGCGAATACGACATCCGCGGCATCGTGGGCGAGACTCTGTTCGCCGCCGATGCCGAAGCCATTGGCAAAGCTTTCGGCACCCGTGTGCGCAGGAATGGCGGCCATGTGGTGGCGCTGGGCTGGGACGGACGTCTGTCCAGCCCAGAGATGGCCGAGGCGCTGACCAAGGGATTGATGGCGGCGGGCTGCACGGTGCGGCGCATCGGGCGTGGCCCCACCCCCATGCTGTACTTCGCCGCCAAGGTGAGGGAGGCCGATGGCGGCATCATGGTGACGGGCAGCCACAATCCGCCCAACCATAACGGCTTCAAGATGGTTCTGGCGGGCAAGCCTTTCTTCGGCCCCGACATCTTGTCCCTGGGCGCCATCGCCAGCGCCGGAGACTTTGCGGCGGGCGAAGGCAAGGCCATCGAGGATTCGGTGTTCGAGGAATATGTTTCCCGCCTGGCCCAGGACTATGATGGCCTGCGTGATTTACGCGTGGTCTGGGATTGCGGCAACGGCGCCACCGGCGAAGTGCTGCACGCCCTGGTCAAGCGCCTGCCCGGCACCCATACCGTGCTGTTCGGCGAGATCGACGGCCACTTCCCCAATCACCATCCCGACCCCACCGAGCCCCATAATCTGGTGGCGCTGCAAGACAAGGTGCTGACCGAATCCGCCCATTTGGGGCTAGCCTTCGACGGCGACGGCGACCGCATCGGCGTGGTGGACGCGGAAGGCCGCATCCTCTATGGCGATCAGATCCTGGTGATCCTGGCCGAGGATGTGCTGAAGGCCCTGCCGGGCGCCACCATCATCGCCGATGTCAAGGCGTCCAAGGTGTTCTTCGACGAGGTGCGGCGCATGGGCGGCAATGCCGTCATGGGCCGCACCGGCCATTCCCTGATCAAGACCCAAATGGCCGAGACCGGCGCGCCCCTGGCGGGCGAGATGAGCGGCCATATCTTTTTCGCCGACCGCTATTACGGCTTCGACGATGCCCTTTACGCCGCCATTCGCCTGCTGGGCATCGTGGCGCGTTGGGACCACATGACCATCGGCCAGCGCCGCGACAAACTTCCCCACATGGTCAACACCCCGGAACTGCGCTTCGACTGCCCGGAGGAGCGCAAATTCGCCGTGGTCGCCGAGGTCAAGGCAAGGTTGGAGGCCGAGGGCGCCACCTTCTCGGCCATCGACGGCGTGCGGGTGGACACCAAGGACGGCTGGTGGCTGTTGCGCGCCTCAAACACCCAGGCCGTTCTGGTGGCCCGCTGCGAGGCGTCCAGCCCCGAGGGCCTCAAGTCGCTGCGCCAGACCCTGGCCGACCAGCTTTCCGCCAGCGGGGTGAGTCTCGGTCATTACTGA
- a CDS encoding phasin family protein: MTFKIDGFEKFVSLGKDNADAFAKSGAATVKAFEEIAKAQQALIAENVKKADAAVKALFSVKSPAEFADLQGKLARESIESAIADGRKLAELSTSALTAAVEPIQARFAALTKVAA; encoded by the coding sequence ATGACTTTCAAGATCGACGGTTTCGAGAAGTTCGTCTCCCTGGGCAAGGACAATGCCGACGCTTTCGCCAAGTCGGGCGCCGCCACCGTCAAGGCCTTCGAAGAGATCGCCAAGGCTCAGCAGGCCCTGATCGCCGAGAACGTCAAGAAGGCTGACGCCGCCGTCAAGGCGCTGTTCTCCGTGAAGAGCCCGGCCGAGTTCGCCGACCTGCAGGGCAAGCTGGCCCGCGAGTCCATCGAGAGCGCCATCGCCGACGGCCGCAAGCTGGCCGAGCTGTCGACCTCTGCTCTCACCGCCGCCGTCGAGCCGATCCAGGCCCGTTTCGCCGCGCTGACCAAGGTTGCCGCTTAA
- a CDS encoding UDP-glucose dehydrogenase family protein, whose amino-acid sequence MRIAMIGTGYVGLVSGTCFSEFGIDVVCVDKDAGKIEKLHQNIMPIYEPGLDDMVAANVEAGRLSFTTDLKAAVKDADAVFIAVGTPSRRGDGHADLSYVYAAAEEIADAMTGYTVVVTKSTVPVGTGDEVERIIRARRPDAQFDVVSNPEFLREGSAINDFMRPDRVVIGTESEKARKVMKQLYRVLYLIETPIAFTSRRTSELIKYAGNTFLATKITFINEIADLCEKVGANVHDVAKGIGLDGRIGKKFLHPGPGYGGSCFPKDTLALVKTARDYDAPLRIVETVVAVNEARKKQMAERVVAACGGSVKGKTVSVLGLTFKPNTDDMRDSPSIDIVAALMEAGAVVKAFDPEGMEEAKKLLPAGVEYCKDAYATMPGAHCTVIITEWNEFRALDFKKVKSLLAQPSIVDLRNVYEPSEMTEMGFAYTSIGRP is encoded by the coding sequence ATGCGCATTGCAATGATCGGCACCGGCTATGTGGGCCTGGTGTCGGGAACCTGCTTCTCGGAATTCGGCATCGACGTGGTTTGCGTCGACAAGGACGCTGGCAAAATCGAAAAGCTGCACCAGAACATCATGCCCATCTACGAGCCGGGCCTGGACGATATGGTTGCCGCCAATGTGGAGGCCGGGCGCCTGTCTTTCACCACCGACCTGAAAGCGGCGGTCAAGGACGCCGACGCGGTGTTCATCGCGGTGGGAACGCCATCGCGCCGCGGCGACGGCCATGCCGACCTCTCCTATGTCTACGCCGCGGCCGAGGAAATCGCCGACGCCATGACCGGCTATACCGTGGTGGTGACCAAGTCCACTGTGCCGGTGGGCACCGGTGACGAGGTGGAGCGCATCATCCGCGCGCGCCGCCCCGACGCCCAGTTCGACGTGGTCTCCAACCCGGAATTCCTGCGCGAAGGCTCGGCCATCAATGACTTCATGCGGCCCGACCGCGTGGTCATCGGCACCGAGTCTGAAAAGGCCCGCAAGGTGATGAAGCAGCTCTATCGGGTCCTCTACCTGATCGAGACGCCCATCGCCTTCACCTCGCGCCGCACCTCCGAGCTGATCAAATACGCTGGCAACACCTTCCTGGCCACCAAGATCACCTTCATCAACGAGATCGCCGATCTGTGCGAGAAGGTGGGCGCCAACGTCCACGACGTGGCCAAGGGCATCGGCCTCGATGGCCGCATCGGCAAGAAGTTCCTGCATCCCGGCCCCGGCTATGGCGGGTCGTGCTTCCCCAAGGACACCCTGGCCCTGGTCAAGACCGCGCGGGATTATGACGCGCCCTTGCGCATCGTCGAGACCGTGGTCGCCGTCAACGAGGCCCGCAAAAAGCAGATGGCCGAACGCGTCGTCGCCGCCTGTGGCGGTTCGGTAAAGGGCAAGACGGTTTCGGTGCTGGGCCTGACCTTCAAGCCCAATACCGACGACATGCGCGATTCGCCCTCCATCGACATCGTCGCCGCCCTGATGGAGGCCGGAGCCGTGGTCAAGGCCTTCGACCCCGAGGGCATGGAAGAGGCCAAGAAGCTGCTTCCCGCCGGTGTCGAATACTGCAAGGACGCCTATGCCACCATGCCGGGCGCCCATTGCACGGTGATCATCACCGAGTGGAACGAGTTCCGCGCGCTGGACTTCAAGAAGGTCAAGTCCCTGCTGGCCCAGCCCAGCATCGTCGACCTGCGCAACGTCTACGAACCATCGGAAATGACCGAGATGGGCTTTGCCTATACCAGCATCGGGCGGCCGTAG
- a CDS encoding carbonic anhydrase — protein sequence MDRRSFLKGASGAACLCGACGGSIAEAVASEGAHWAYEGHGGPKEWGMLSPEYAACSMGREQSPVDLSKPIAAIIGDPLTAWRPIPLRVQNNGHTIQVDCAGGGSLMLDGKSYDLLQFHFHHPSEHTVDGAFFDMECHFVHKAADGGLAVLGVMIAKGAANPALEAIWQVMPAKGGETATGTSMLDASMLLPKDPVTFRYAGSLTTPPCSEVVQWVVYRQAVTASAEQLAAFAKLFPNNARPVQPLNRRKLLLDVM from the coding sequence ATGGATCGTCGTTCATTCCTCAAGGGGGCCAGTGGTGCCGCCTGCCTGTGCGGCGCCTGCGGCGGGTCTATTGCCGAAGCGGTGGCGTCCGAGGGTGCCCACTGGGCCTATGAGGGACATGGCGGGCCCAAGGAATGGGGCATGCTGTCGCCGGAATACGCCGCCTGTTCCATGGGGCGCGAACAGTCGCCCGTCGATCTTTCCAAGCCCATCGCCGCCATCATCGGCGATCCCTTGACCGCTTGGCGGCCCATTCCCCTTCGGGTCCAGAACAACGGCCACACCATTCAGGTCGATTGCGCGGGCGGTGGCAGCTTGATGCTGGACGGCAAGTCCTATGACCTGCTGCAATTCCACTTCCACCATCCCAGCGAACATACGGTGGATGGCGCTTTCTTCGACATGGAATGCCACTTCGTCCACAAGGCGGCCGATGGCGGGCTGGCCGTTCTGGGCGTTATGATCGCCAAGGGTGCCGCCAATCCGGCGCTGGAAGCCATCTGGCAGGTGATGCCCGCCAAGGGGGGCGAAACCGCCACGGGCACGTCCATGCTTGACGCCTCCATGCTGCTGCCCAAGGACCCGGTCACCTTCCGCTATGCCGGATCGCTGACCACGCCGCCCTGTTCCGAGGTGGTGCAGTGGGTGGTGTATCGTCAGGCCGTTACCGCCTCGGCCGAGCAGTTGGCCGCTTTCGCCAAGCTGTTTCCCAACAACGCCCGCCCGGTTCAGCCGCTCAATCGCCGCAAGCTGCTGCTCGACGTGATGTGA
- a CDS encoding DnaJ domain-containing protein has product MILRLLLLVGGGFALWWGWHWWRKASPDKARKALIAAVLAALVLGGILLVVTGKLAGLAAIAAGLSPWIGRALRLHQMWQSVKRMTGRDAPSGQTPPPPPQPPADTAMSRAQAYEVLGIPPGASPEEIQEAHRRLMRSAHPDAGGSTWIAARLNQARDVLLG; this is encoded by the coding sequence ATGATCCTGCGTCTGCTTCTGCTCGTCGGAGGGGGGTTCGCCCTTTGGTGGGGCTGGCACTGGTGGCGCAAGGCCTCTCCCGACAAAGCCCGCAAAGCGCTGATTGCCGCCGTCCTGGCCGCGCTGGTGCTGGGCGGCATTCTTCTGGTTGTGACCGGAAAGCTGGCCGGACTGGCCGCCATCGCCGCCGGTCTGTCGCCCTGGATCGGCCGGGCATTGCGTCTGCACCAGATGTGGCAGTCGGTAAAACGCATGACCGGCCGCGACGCCCCTTCGGGGCAAACACCACCCCCGCCGCCGCAGCCTCCCGCCGACACGGCCATGAGCCGCGCCCAGGCCTACGAGGTTCTGGGCATCCCTCCCGGAGCCAGCCCCGAAGAGATCCAGGAGGCCCATCGCCGCCTGATGCGCAGCGCCCACCCGGATGCGGGCGGCTCCACCTGGATCGCGGCGCGGCTCAATCAGGCCCGCGACGTTCTGCTGGGTTGA
- the galU gene encoding UTP--glucose-1-phosphate uridylyltransferase GalU, with protein sequence MTRRVRKAVFPVGGMGTRFLPATKAMPKEMLPVVDKPLIQYAVEEAAAAGCEHFIFVTGRGKNALEDHFDHNPELERILKDRGKFDLVEAVTSWMPKSGQISYTRQSEPLGLGHAVWCARDLVADEPFAVLLPDDLILSKTACLKQMAAVHTEVGGHVVAVSDVPREHTKRYGILDVEHDNGRLARAKGLVEKPDPEVAPSTLSIIGRYILHPAVFDVLDKKEKGAGGEIQLTDAISQTIGMVPFHGLRFEGARFDCGDKVGWLEANLAFALARDDMAEAARDLITRFHG encoded by the coding sequence ATGACTCGTCGAGTCCGCAAGGCCGTGTTCCCCGTGGGTGGCATGGGCACCCGTTTCCTGCCCGCCACCAAGGCGATGCCCAAGGAAATGCTGCCCGTGGTGGACAAGCCGCTGATCCAGTACGCGGTCGAGGAAGCGGCGGCGGCTGGCTGCGAGCATTTCATCTTCGTTACCGGCCGCGGCAAGAACGCGCTGGAAGACCATTTCGACCATAACCCCGAGTTGGAGCGCATCCTCAAGGATCGCGGCAAGTTCGATCTGGTGGAGGCGGTGACCTCCTGGATGCCCAAGTCGGGCCAGATCTCCTATACGCGCCAGTCCGAGCCCCTGGGCCTGGGCCACGCTGTGTGGTGCGCCCGCGATCTGGTGGCCGATGAGCCCTTCGCCGTATTGCTGCCCGATGATCTGATCCTGTCCAAGACCGCCTGCCTGAAGCAAATGGCCGCCGTGCACACCGAAGTGGGTGGCCATGTGGTCGCCGTCTCCGACGTGCCCCGCGAACACACCAAGCGCTACGGCATTCTGGACGTGGAACACGACAACGGCCGCCTGGCCCGCGCCAAGGGTCTGGTGGAAAAGCCCGACCCGGAAGTGGCGCCCTCGACGCTGTCCATCATCGGCCGCTATATCCTGCATCCGGCGGTGTTCGATGTGCTGGACAAGAAGGAGAAAGGCGCTGGTGGCGAAATCCAGCTGACCGACGCCATCAGCCAGACCATCGGCATGGTTCCCTTCCACGGGTTGCGTTTCGAAGGCGCCCGGTTCGATTGCGGCGACAAGGTGGGCTGGCTGGAAGCCAATCTGGCCTTCGCCCTGGCCCGCGACGACATGGCCGAGGCCGCCCGCGACCTGATCACCCGTTTTCACGGCTAA
- a CDS encoding CBS domain-containing protein, which produces MSVESILKTKGSVVFTIRPEHSVADAAALLTNKKVGVAVVCDAKGKLQGVLSERDIVKGLAQYGKAALEMPVRNVMSSPVVTCTPGDSVKTIMGVMTERRIRHLPVLEKDELIGIVSIGDAVNFRLTEAQMEMNVLRDVAATR; this is translated from the coding sequence ATGTCCGTCGAATCCATTCTGAAGACCAAGGGCAGCGTCGTCTTCACCATCCGCCCCGAGCATTCGGTGGCCGACGCCGCCGCGCTGCTGACCAACAAGAAGGTCGGTGTGGCCGTGGTCTGCGACGCCAAGGGCAAGCTGCAGGGCGTGCTGTCCGAGCGCGACATCGTCAAGGGCCTGGCCCAGTACGGCAAGGCCGCCCTGGAAATGCCGGTGCGCAACGTCATGTCCAGCCCGGTGGTCACCTGCACCCCCGGCGACAGTGTCAAGACCATCATGGGCGTGATGACCGAACGCCGCATCCGTCACCTGCCGGTGCTGGAAAAGGACGAACTGATCGGTATCGTCTCTATCGGCGACGCGGTCAATTTCCGCCTGACCGAAGCCCAGATGGAAATGAACGTACTGCGCGACGTCGCCGCCACGCGGTAA
- a CDS encoding STAS domain-containing protein: MDISISHQDDTLTVRLDGTMDYTVTAQMNGLITDLNSIKASRVIFDLVKVGRVDSVGLGMLHLAKDEIIGKGRRLTLRGAAGNVRRLFELTDGDSSFDFE; encoded by the coding sequence ATGGACATCTCCATTTCCCACCAGGACGACACCCTGACCGTGCGCCTCGACGGGACCATGGACTACACCGTCACCGCCCAGATGAACGGACTGATCACCGACCTCAATTCCATCAAGGCGTCGCGGGTGATCTTCGATCTGGTCAAGGTGGGGCGAGTGGATTCCGTCGGATTGGGCATGCTTCATCTGGCCAAGGACGAGATTATCGGCAAGGGCCGTCGTCTGACCTTGCGTGGCGCGGCGGGAAATGTCCGGCGTCTGTTCGAGCTGACCGACGGCGATTCCAGCTTCGATTTCGAATAG